From the Strigops habroptila isolate Jane unplaced genomic scaffold, bStrHab1.2.pri NC_044298.1_ctg1, whole genome shotgun sequence genome, one window contains:
- the LOC115618836 gene encoding olfactory receptor 14C36-like: MSNGSLVAEFLLLAFIDTRELQILLFWLFLGISLAALLGNGLIIVTVACEQHLHTPMYFFLLNLSLLDLGSISTTVPKSMANSLWDTRAISYTGCAAQVFFFVFFISAEYFIITVMSYDRYVAICKPLHYGTLLGSRACAHMAAAAWGSGFLTALLHTANTFSLPLCRGNAVEQFFSEIPQILKLSCSHSYLRELGLLVVSSCLALGCFAFIVGSYVQIFRAVLRIPSEQGRHKAFSTCLPHLAVVSLFACTDIFAYLKPPSISSPSLVLVVAVLYSVVPPAVNPLIYSLRNQELKDALKKLMQSVVFQQH, translated from the coding sequence ATGTCCAATGGCAGCTTGGTTGCTGAATTCCTCCTCCTGGCATTTATAGACACACGGGAGCTGCAGATCTTGcttttctggctcttcctgggcatctccctggctgcgctCCTGGGCAACGGCCTCATCATCGTCACCGTAGCCTGTGAGcagcacctccacacccccatgtacttcttcctgctcaacctctccctcctggacctgggctccatctccaccactgtccccaaatccatggccaaTTCCCTCTGGGACACCAGGGCCATCTCCTACACAGGTTGTGCTGCAcaggtctttttctttgtctttttcatttcagcagagtATTTTATCATCACTGTCATGTCCTACGACCGGTAcgtggccatctgcaagcccctgcactatgggaccctcctgggcagcagagcttgtgcccacatggcagcagctgcctggggcagtgggtttctcactgctctgctgcacacagccaatacattttcactaccCCTCTGCcgaggcaatgctgtggagcagttcttctcGGAAATCCCCCagatcctcaagctctcctgctcacacTCCTACCTCAGGGAACTTGGGCTGCTCGTGGTTAGTTCCTGTTTAGCACTTggctgttttgctttcattgtggggtcctatgtgcagatcttcagggccgtgctgaggatcccctctgagcagggacgccacaaagccttttccacgtGCCTCCCTCACCTGGCTGTGGTCTCCTTGTTTGCCTGCACTGACATCTTTGCGTACCTGAAGCCcccctccatctcctctccatcctTGGTCCTGGTGGTGGCAGTTCTGTACTCGgtggtgcctccagcagtgaaTCCTCTTATCTATAGcctgaggaaccaggagctCAAGGATGCCCTGAAGAAGCTGATGCAGTCAGTAGTCTTTCAGCAGCACTAA